In Agromyces sp. G08B096, a genomic segment contains:
- a CDS encoding histidine kinase: MTTIDRRGQDEAAPPAWVAYRPGPWLALIAAPVLLVAPLVAGLATGDWARCGFVLLLGAVFGAAVRLASGSPRRPTATTELLFLALLLCCTGYLVLWPDGEAVLFPLLAVAASVAIRRRFAMGVVGAVSVSGALAVGFGSASLETAVLVGFAAFAGGAGNYLVQYYVALARELDRTRERLAVAAVADERLRFSRDLHDLIGHSLSVIAVKSEAARRLMPTRPDAAAEHVAEIEAIAREALGEVRAVVAGSRSVSLAEELVRARRALEDAGVETRVVPADRALPITIDAMLGWVVREGATNVLRHAAARRCTIALTVGGREVRAEIADDGAPDGTAGLASEAAGPDAAAGTGLDGLRERIESVGGTLTAEPMARGFRLRAVVPLPAEERT, encoded by the coding sequence ATGACGACGATCGACCGGCGAGGACAGGACGAGGCGGCGCCACCGGCCTGGGTCGCCTATCGGCCGGGGCCCTGGCTCGCGCTGATCGCCGCGCCGGTGCTCCTCGTGGCGCCGCTCGTGGCGGGGCTCGCGACCGGTGACTGGGCCCGGTGCGGATTCGTCCTCCTGCTCGGTGCCGTGTTCGGTGCCGCGGTCCGACTGGCCTCGGGCTCACCGCGGCGGCCGACCGCGACGACCGAGCTGCTCTTCCTCGCCCTGCTGCTCTGCTGCACCGGGTACCTGGTGCTCTGGCCCGACGGCGAGGCCGTGCTCTTCCCGCTGCTCGCGGTGGCCGCCTCGGTCGCGATCCGTCGTCGGTTCGCGATGGGCGTGGTGGGTGCGGTCTCCGTGAGCGGTGCGCTGGCCGTCGGGTTCGGCAGCGCGTCGCTGGAAACGGCGGTGCTCGTCGGCTTCGCCGCGTTCGCAGGAGGCGCCGGCAATTACCTGGTGCAGTACTACGTCGCGCTCGCCCGCGAGCTCGACCGGACGAGAGAGCGACTGGCCGTGGCCGCGGTGGCCGACGAGCGCCTGCGCTTCTCGCGCGACCTCCACGACCTGATCGGGCACTCGCTGTCGGTCATCGCGGTGAAGTCGGAGGCGGCCCGCAGGCTCATGCCGACACGGCCGGATGCCGCTGCCGAACATGTCGCCGAGATCGAGGCGATCGCGCGGGAGGCGCTCGGCGAGGTCCGGGCGGTGGTCGCCGGCTCGCGTTCCGTCAGCCTCGCCGAAGAACTCGTGAGGGCACGACGCGCTCTCGAGGACGCCGGGGTCGAGACCAGGGTCGTGCCCGCCGACCGCGCCCTGCCGATCACCATCGACGCCATGCTCGGCTGGGTCGTCCGCGAGGGCGCCACCAACGTGCTGCGCCACGCCGCCGCTCGGCGCTGCACCATCGCCCTCACCGTCGGCGGCCGCGAGGTGCGCGCCGAGATCGCGGACGACGGCGCGCCCGACGGAACCGCCGGACTCGCGAGCGAGGCGGCCGGGCCGGACGCTGCCGCCGGCACCGGGCTCGACGGCCTCCGCGAGCGGATCGAATCGGTCGGCGGCACACTGACCGCCGAACCGATGGCGCGCGGCTTCCGACTTCGCGCCGTCGTCCCGCTGCCAGCCGAGGAGCGAACATGA
- a CDS encoding DUF6069 family protein has protein sequence MHETTRAHQTSDQDAPVGDARTTTTDARRRLRRLATLAAAITLPLVVWVVAVPGLGLDLAIGSGVQAQTVGPAAIGTVALIAGAAAWAVLALLERFARRGARIFTILGWTLLALSLLGPATTGAAAPVVLTLVAMHLATGATLMVGLPRSSARRSAVAADAVAGR, from the coding sequence ATGCATGAGACGACACGAGCTCACCAGACCTCAGACCAGGACGCACCCGTCGGCGACGCGCGTACGACGACCACCGACGCGCGGCGGCGGCTCCGCCGTCTCGCGACCCTTGCCGCCGCCATCACGTTGCCGCTCGTCGTCTGGGTGGTCGCGGTCCCCGGACTTGGCCTCGACCTCGCGATCGGTTCCGGGGTGCAGGCGCAGACCGTCGGCCCGGCCGCGATCGGCACGGTCGCGCTCATCGCAGGTGCGGCCGCCTGGGCGGTGCTCGCGCTCCTCGAACGGTTCGCCCGGCGCGGCGCGCGCATCTTCACGATCCTCGGCTGGACGCTGCTCGCGCTCTCGCTCCTCGGCCCGGCGACGACCGGTGCCGCCGCGCCGGTCGTCCTCACGCTCGTGGCGATGCACCTCGCGACCGGGGCGACGCTGATGGTCGGGCTCCCGCGCAGCTCCGCGCGACGCTCCGCCGTGGCCGCAGACGCCGTCGCCGGGCGCTGA
- a CDS encoding Gfo/Idh/MocA family oxidoreductase produces the protein MTRWAILGTGMISHQLVPDLQTVFGDDSVIVVWGRDETRTSVFAGRYGIASATTDMAEVLRRDEVDAVYIATPIATHATIALEAISAGKHVLIEKPMASSAAEIAQIFDAADASGVFAMEAMWMKCNPLHVDLLQRVKAGLTGEPRSISATFGMPTPPTGRVWTTERGDSAVLDRGIYAVTLAQWVLGEPVEVHASGVVADGIDVEARATLIFANGSRADIGCSAIGFLDQSATISGTLGWITIEPMFWASTIGRVHAGSAEAILHSPGRVEHPREGSGFRPMLRAVADALAAGERRVAAHDRAATLAVARTLDVIREQVFDSHGRHAAAG, from the coding sequence ATGACGCGATGGGCGATTCTCGGAACCGGCATGATCTCGCACCAGCTCGTTCCCGACCTGCAGACCGTATTCGGCGACGACAGCGTGATCGTCGTCTGGGGTCGCGACGAGACACGCACCTCGGTGTTCGCCGGGCGGTATGGGATCGCCAGCGCGACGACGGACATGGCCGAGGTGCTGCGACGCGACGAGGTCGACGCGGTCTACATCGCGACACCGATCGCGACCCACGCGACGATCGCACTCGAGGCGATCTCCGCAGGCAAGCACGTGCTCATCGAAAAGCCGATGGCCTCAAGCGCTGCAGAGATCGCGCAGATCTTCGACGCCGCCGATGCCTCGGGTGTGTTCGCGATGGAGGCGATGTGGATGAAGTGCAATCCGCTGCACGTCGATCTGCTCCAGCGCGTGAAGGCCGGTCTCACGGGAGAACCTCGAAGCATCTCGGCGACCTTCGGTATGCCGACGCCGCCGACCGGCCGGGTTTGGACCACCGAGCGCGGCGACAGCGCCGTGCTCGACCGAGGAATCTATGCCGTCACGCTGGCGCAGTGGGTGCTCGGAGAGCCGGTCGAGGTCCACGCATCCGGAGTCGTCGCAGATGGAATCGACGTCGAGGCCCGCGCCACGCTCATCTTCGCGAACGGATCACGGGCCGACATCGGATGCTCGGCGATCGGCTTCCTCGACCAGTCCGCGACGATCAGCGGCACGCTCGGGTGGATCACGATCGAGCCGATGTTCTGGGCCAGCACCATCGGGAGAGTCCACGCGGGCTCGGCCGAGGCGATCCTCCACTCGCCCGGGCGCGTGGAGCATCCCCGAGAGGGGTCTGGATTCCGGCCGATGCTCCGAGCTGTCGCCGACGCACTCGCCGCAGGGGAGCGCCGGGTCGCTGCACACGATCGGGCCGCGACGCTCGCTGTGGCCCGAACGCTCGATGTGATCCGTGAGCAGGTGTTCGATTCGCACGGGCGCCACGCGGCCGCCGGCTGA
- a CDS encoding gluconokinase, whose translation MDAAAGTGTRAVVVVMGVAGAGKSTLAAALSERLDAVLVEADDLHTAEAKAQMAAGIPLTDADRWPWLARVAARARDEHQAGHPVVVSCSALKRSYRVFLTRVSETDPAFVHVHGSEEALAERIGQRTGHFMPASMLASQLATLELLADDERGFVVDLELPVIDAADRALASLRRNV comes from the coding sequence ATGGATGCCGCGGCCGGCACCGGCACGCGGGCCGTCGTCGTCGTGATGGGGGTGGCCGGCGCCGGCAAGTCGACCCTCGCTGCGGCGCTGAGCGAGCGCCTCGACGCCGTGCTCGTGGAAGCCGACGACCTGCACACCGCAGAGGCGAAGGCCCAGATGGCCGCGGGCATCCCGCTCACCGATGCGGACCGGTGGCCGTGGCTCGCGAGGGTCGCCGCCCGCGCCCGGGACGAGCACCAGGCGGGACATCCGGTCGTGGTGTCGTGTTCGGCGCTCAAGCGTTCGTACCGCGTCTTCCTGACCCGGGTCAGTGAAACGGATCCCGCCTTCGTGCACGTGCACGGTTCAGAGGAGGCGCTCGCGGAGCGGATCGGGCAGCGCACCGGGCATTTCATGCCCGCATCGATGCTCGCCTCGCAACTGGCGACTCTCGAACTCCTCGCCGACGATGAGCGCGGCTTCGTCGTGGATCTCGAACTCCCGGTCATCGACGCTGCCGACCGCGCCCTCGCCTCTCTCAGGAGGAACGTATGA
- the manD gene encoding D-mannonate dehydratase ManD, translating into MSTIIDRAEVIVTSPDRNFVTLKLTTADGLTGLGDATLNGRELAVVAYLREHVVPLLIGSDASRIEDTWQFLYRSAYWRRGPVTMAAIASVDMALWDIKGKAAGMPVYQLLGGASRNGLMAYGHASGKELPELFDSIRAHQEQGYRAIRVQTGVPTLKAIYGIAAQGADVGDATVRYDHEPARRGAKPVEEDWDTRAYLNHLPGVFEAVRNEFGPDLPLLHDGHHRMTPIQAARLGKDLEPYDLFWLEDCTPAENQEALRLVRQHTTTPLAIGEIFNTVWDFKDIIRDQLIDYVRGAVTHMGGISPLKKTLDYAAMYQIKSGMHGPTDISPVGMAAAMHLGLSIHNFGIQEYMRHGAKTDQVFEQSFTWIDGYLHPGHQPGLGVELDVDEAGKYPYEQAYLPYNRLLDGTVHDW; encoded by the coding sequence ATGAGCACGATCATCGACCGGGCTGAGGTCATCGTCACCAGCCCCGACCGCAACTTCGTCACCCTGAAGCTGACGACCGCCGACGGCCTGACCGGTCTCGGCGACGCGACCCTGAACGGCCGTGAGCTCGCCGTCGTCGCCTACCTGCGGGAGCACGTCGTGCCGCTGCTCATCGGCAGCGATGCGAGCCGCATCGAGGACACCTGGCAGTTCCTCTACCGGTCCGCGTACTGGCGACGGGGGCCGGTCACGATGGCGGCGATCGCTTCGGTCGACATGGCGCTGTGGGACATCAAGGGCAAAGCCGCCGGGATGCCCGTGTACCAACTCCTCGGCGGCGCCTCGCGCAACGGGCTGATGGCGTACGGGCACGCATCGGGCAAGGAGCTGCCCGAGTTGTTCGATTCGATCCGTGCGCACCAGGAGCAGGGGTACCGGGCCATCCGCGTGCAGACCGGGGTGCCGACGCTGAAGGCGATCTACGGGATCGCGGCGCAGGGCGCCGATGTGGGTGACGCGACGGTGCGATACGACCACGAGCCCGCGCGGCGCGGTGCGAAGCCCGTGGAGGAGGACTGGGACACCCGGGCGTACCTGAACCATCTGCCGGGCGTGTTCGAGGCCGTGCGAAACGAGTTCGGCCCCGACCTGCCGCTCCTGCACGACGGACATCACCGCATGACCCCGATCCAGGCGGCACGCCTGGGCAAAGACCTCGAGCCGTACGACCTGTTCTGGCTCGAGGATTGCACCCCGGCCGAGAACCAGGAGGCGCTGCGCCTCGTGCGCCAGCACACCACGACCCCGCTCGCGATCGGCGAGATCTTCAACACCGTGTGGGACTTCAAGGACATCATCCGCGACCAGCTCATCGACTACGTGCGCGGGGCGGTCACGCACATGGGCGGCATCAGCCCGCTCAAGAAGACTCTGGACTATGCCGCGATGTATCAGATCAAGTCGGGCATGCACGGACCCACCGACATCAGTCCGGTCGGCATGGCCGCGGCGATGCACCTGGGACTGTCGATCCACAACTTCGGCATCCAGGAGTACATGCGGCATGGGGCGAAGACCGACCAGGTGTTCGAGCAGTCGTTCACCTGGATCGACGGCTACCTGCACCCCGGCCACCAACCGGGACTGGGCGTGGAACTCGACGTCGACGAAGCGGGGAAGTACCCGTACGAGCAGGCGTACCTGCCATACAACCGGCTCCTCGACGGCACGGTCCACGACTGGTGA
- a CDS encoding mannitol dehydrogenase family protein — MPTPPERIVHLGLGAFHRAHQAWYTARASDAAEWGIVAFTGRSRDLVDRLTPQDGLFTLIERGADGDRFEVVPSIVRVEAGDDVLAFVAAVASPDVAILTLTITEAGYRLAGDGAPDVEAPAVASDLSLLADAFARDGALGQANPETALGRILLALDARRRSGSGPIALVSCDNLSDNGGLLRRALMDLAGRVSPELVAWLSESVSVVSTSVDRITPAIDSDAESRALLGATGWVDAAPVVTEPFSDWALEGDFPAGRPDWESTGARFVDDLAPWEKRKLWMLNGAHTVLATFGPTRGHRVVSTAIDDPVCRDLVEALWDDDARQLPGLDLADYRAALLQRFRNPRIEHRLAQIAQDSTTKVRLRIVPVALGELAEGKEAGGCAGAIAAWILGVRAGAAPAPNSIDPTTVADAEASALLAALDARLADDAVFAARVASAVKALQTS, encoded by the coding sequence GTGCCGACACCTCCGGAGCGGATCGTTCACCTCGGGCTGGGTGCGTTCCACCGCGCCCATCAGGCCTGGTACACCGCGCGCGCGTCGGATGCCGCCGAGTGGGGGATCGTCGCGTTCACTGGTCGCAGCCGTGACCTCGTCGACCGGCTCACGCCCCAGGATGGCCTCTTCACGCTCATCGAGCGTGGAGCCGACGGCGACCGATTCGAGGTCGTGCCGTCGATCGTGCGCGTCGAGGCCGGAGACGACGTGCTCGCGTTCGTCGCGGCGGTCGCGAGCCCGGATGTCGCGATCCTGACCCTCACGATCACCGAGGCCGGATACCGGCTCGCCGGCGACGGCGCCCCTGACGTCGAGGCTCCCGCTGTGGCATCCGACCTCTCGCTGCTGGCTGACGCGTTCGCCCGCGACGGCGCACTCGGACAGGCGAATCCCGAGACCGCGCTGGGCCGCATCCTGCTCGCCCTCGATGCCAGGCGCCGGTCGGGATCCGGGCCGATCGCGCTCGTGTCCTGCGACAATCTGTCCGACAACGGCGGGCTGCTTCGACGCGCGCTAATGGATCTCGCGGGCCGCGTCTCGCCTGAACTGGTCGCGTGGCTGAGCGAGTCCGTCTCGGTCGTCTCGACCTCGGTCGACCGCATCACGCCCGCGATCGACTCGGATGCCGAGTCCCGCGCGCTGCTCGGGGCCACCGGATGGGTGGACGCGGCGCCGGTCGTGACGGAGCCGTTCTCGGACTGGGCGCTCGAGGGCGACTTTCCGGCCGGTCGACCCGACTGGGAATCCACCGGTGCCCGGTTCGTCGACGACCTTGCGCCCTGGGAGAAGCGCAAGCTCTGGATGCTCAACGGCGCACACACCGTGCTCGCGACCTTCGGCCCGACCCGCGGTCACCGGGTAGTGAGCACCGCGATCGACGATCCCGTCTGCCGGGACCTGGTCGAGGCCCTCTGGGACGACGACGCCCGCCAGCTCCCCGGACTCGACCTCGCCGACTACCGCGCCGCGCTCCTCCAACGCTTCCGCAACCCCCGGATCGAGCACCGGCTCGCGCAGATCGCGCAGGACTCCACCACCAAGGTGCGGCTGCGCATCGTCCCGGTCGCACTCGGCGAGCTCGCAGAAGGCAAAGAGGCAGGCGGATGCGCCGGCGCAATCGCGGCCTGGATCCTCGGCGTCCGTGCCGGGGCCGCACCGGCCCCGAACAGCATCGACCCGACCACGGTCGCCGACGCCGAGGCATCCGCCCTGCTCGCCGCGCTCGATGCGCGGCTTGCGGATGACGCGGTGTTCGCCGCGCGCGTCGCCTCCGCCGTCAAGGCACTCCAGACATCCTGA
- the uxaC gene encoding glucuronate isomerase, with protein MQLRDPARLLPADSSTRSVALDLYARVAGSPIISPHGHVPPSLLLRDEPYADPVALFVTGDHYVTRLLHAAGVGLDDLVVDEAAGRDARTVWRTLAANWHRFAGTASGYWIEEELDGVLGITTPLGPDTADAIYDEIAAALERLEFRPRALFERFGIRFLATTDDPLDDLSEHAALAASGLPGRLVPTFRPDRYLDPDAAGFADHVERLLAATGRSGDFAGYLGALEDRRAHFIRHGAVSTDHGVEELYTVDLDPGEGERLFQAVLAGSADASARRAFRGHMLVQMARMSVDDGLVMTIHPGVLRNHSSATFSSFGPDTGHDIPVATEFTRGIRPLLERYGLERDFHLVLFAVDETTSSRELAPLAGFYPSVYLGAPWWFLDAPDAIARHRAAVTETAGFYRSSGFIDDTRAFLSIPARHDTARRVDAGFLARLVVEGRVRMDAAERVIDDLVDAIPREVFKL; from the coding sequence ATGCAGCTCCGAGATCCCGCACGTCTCCTGCCGGCCGACTCCTCGACGAGGTCGGTCGCGCTCGACCTGTACGCACGGGTGGCGGGCAGCCCGATCATCTCGCCGCATGGGCACGTGCCGCCCTCGCTGCTCCTGCGTGACGAGCCGTACGCGGACCCGGTCGCGCTGTTCGTCACGGGCGACCATTACGTGACGCGCCTCCTGCACGCCGCAGGGGTCGGCCTCGACGACCTGGTCGTCGACGAGGCAGCTGGGCGCGATGCACGCACGGTCTGGCGCACGCTCGCCGCGAACTGGCACCGGTTCGCGGGTACGGCGTCGGGCTACTGGATCGAGGAGGAACTCGACGGCGTCCTCGGAATCACGACGCCGCTCGGGCCCGACACCGCCGACGCGATCTATGACGAGATCGCGGCGGCGCTCGAGCGTCTGGAGTTCCGTCCGCGTGCACTCTTCGAGCGGTTCGGCATCCGGTTCCTCGCGACGACGGACGACCCGCTCGACGACCTGTCCGAACATGCCGCCCTCGCGGCATCCGGACTCCCGGGCCGCCTGGTGCCGACGTTCCGGCCCGACCGTTATCTCGACCCCGATGCCGCCGGCTTCGCCGATCACGTGGAGCGGCTGCTCGCCGCGACGGGGCGGTCCGGCGACTTCGCCGGCTATCTCGGCGCGCTCGAAGACCGGCGCGCGCACTTCATCCGCCACGGAGCGGTCTCCACCGACCACGGCGTCGAGGAGTTGTACACCGTTGATCTCGATCCGGGCGAGGGCGAGCGCCTTTTCCAGGCCGTGCTCGCGGGCAGCGCGGACGCGTCGGCACGCCGAGCCTTCCGGGGGCACATGCTCGTGCAGATGGCTCGCATGAGCGTCGACGACGGGCTCGTCATGACGATCCACCCCGGCGTGCTCCGCAATCACTCGAGCGCCACGTTCTCGAGCTTCGGACCGGATACCGGGCACGACATCCCGGTGGCGACGGAGTTCACCCGCGGCATCCGCCCGCTGCTGGAGCGGTACGGGCTGGAGCGGGACTTCCATCTCGTGCTGTTCGCGGTCGACGAGACGACCTCTTCGCGCGAGCTTGCACCGCTGGCCGGGTTCTACCCGAGCGTGTACCTCGGTGCGCCATGGTGGTTCCTCGACGCGCCTGACGCGATCGCCCGCCATCGTGCCGCGGTGACCGAGACCGCTGGCTTCTACCGCAGCAGCGGGTTCATCGACGACACGCGAGCGTTCCTGTCCATTCCGGCCCGGCACGACACGGCGCGCCGCGTCGACGCCGGGTTCCTCGCGCGCCTGGTCGTGGAGGGGCGGGTGCGAATGGATGCCGCGGAGCGGGTCATCGACGACCTCGTCGACGCGATCCCCAGAGAGGTGTTCAAGCTGTGA
- a CDS encoding glycoside hydrolase family 2 TIM barrel-domain containing protein: MTQPAAPAARRETSIHEGWAFSPLELPVESSWGVVAAAGEQVVLPHTWNAIDGQAGGDYRRGRATYARVIEAEAPDVETWIEFTGVNSSAEVYLDGRFLASHDGGYSTFRVNLTDGLADGSGTLLVVVDNARNERVYPQQADFTFYGGIYREVRQITVGREHFDLAGVGGPGLTVTPTLDGDRAEVTLTAAVVSMPGGSATGVRFAIDGEAAVTVPLTDRAPSASLVIEHVRRWHGLRDPHLYTARAELLAGERVLDVVELRFGCREFEVDPQRGFLLNGEEYPLRGVSRHQDFEGVGNAITEEIKQQDLALIRELGATTVRLAHYQHDQRFYDLCDEAGLVVWAEIPQITVFLPGAIGNARDQLTELIVQNRHHASIISWGLSNEITLAGAGEEVVTVHRELNDLAHELDPTRLTAMANLFLLETDHPLVGLPDVTSYNLYFGWYVGEVADNDRWLDDFHSANPGIAIGLAEYGADANVQFQSAAPEKGDYTESYQALYHEHMVGMIEARPWLWATHVWNLADFGSAGRDEGGVPGRNQKGLVSFDRTLKKDAFYVYKAAWSSEPFVHVAGRRRAERTEEVTEVIVYSNQNQVVLSVDGVAVGAVEGRRVFRFQVPLTGEHEITARAGGVSDTITLRKVDEVPDASVMPTTSIANWFDEAELPSPAGFFSVRDSLGDIKQSEEGARVIATVMEAVATSRGEVGHGVEIPPAMQAIVDRMSVEKLIKQAGGVSIEHVAALNAQLNLIAK; the protein is encoded by the coding sequence ATGACGCAGCCCGCTGCCCCTGCGGCCCGCCGGGAGACATCCATCCACGAGGGCTGGGCCTTCTCGCCCCTCGAACTGCCCGTGGAGTCGAGCTGGGGCGTGGTCGCCGCCGCGGGTGAGCAGGTCGTGCTGCCGCACACCTGGAATGCGATCGATGGGCAGGCGGGCGGCGACTACCGCCGCGGCCGTGCGACGTACGCGCGTGTGATCGAGGCGGAGGCACCCGACGTTGAAACCTGGATCGAGTTCACGGGAGTGAACTCGTCAGCGGAGGTGTACCTGGACGGGCGCTTTCTCGCGAGCCACGATGGCGGCTACTCGACGTTCCGCGTGAACCTGACGGACGGGCTCGCCGACGGATCGGGCACGCTCCTCGTGGTCGTGGACAACGCGAGGAACGAGCGGGTGTACCCGCAGCAGGCAGACTTCACCTTCTACGGCGGCATCTACCGTGAGGTGCGCCAGATCACCGTCGGCCGCGAACACTTCGACCTCGCCGGCGTCGGCGGTCCCGGCCTGACCGTCACCCCGACTCTTGACGGCGACCGCGCCGAGGTCACGCTCACCGCGGCCGTGGTTTCGATGCCGGGCGGGTCGGCGACCGGCGTGCGCTTCGCCATCGACGGCGAAGCGGCCGTCACCGTGCCGCTCACCGACCGCGCGCCGAGCGCATCGCTCGTGATCGAGCACGTCCGCCGTTGGCACGGGCTGCGCGACCCGCACCTGTACACGGCGCGAGCCGAACTCCTCGCCGGCGAGCGGGTGCTCGATGTCGTCGAACTGCGCTTCGGCTGCCGCGAATTCGAGGTCGATCCGCAGCGCGGGTTCCTGCTGAACGGCGAGGAGTACCCGCTCCGCGGGGTGTCGCGGCATCAGGACTTCGAGGGCGTCGGCAATGCCATCACCGAGGAGATCAAGCAGCAGGACCTCGCCCTGATCCGAGAACTCGGCGCCACGACCGTGCGCCTCGCGCACTACCAGCACGACCAGCGCTTCTACGACCTGTGCGACGAGGCGGGCCTCGTCGTGTGGGCCGAGATCCCGCAGATCACGGTGTTCCTACCTGGGGCGATCGGCAATGCTCGCGACCAGCTCACCGAGCTGATCGTGCAGAACCGCCATCACGCCAGCATCATCTCGTGGGGCCTGTCGAACGAGATCACCCTCGCGGGAGCAGGCGAAGAAGTGGTCACCGTACACCGCGAGCTGAACGACCTCGCCCACGAGCTCGATCCGACCCGACTGACCGCCATGGCCAACCTGTTCCTCCTCGAGACCGACCACCCTCTGGTCGGCCTGCCCGACGTCACGTCGTACAACCTCTACTTCGGGTGGTACGTGGGAGAGGTCGCCGACAACGACAGGTGGCTCGACGACTTCCATTCGGCCAACCCCGGAATCGCGATCGGCCTGGCCGAGTACGGCGCGGACGCGAACGTGCAGTTCCAGTCCGCCGCTCCCGAGAAGGGCGATTACACCGAGAGTTATCAGGCGCTCTATCACGAGCACATGGTCGGCATGATCGAGGCGCGTCCGTGGCTGTGGGCCACGCATGTGTGGAATCTCGCGGACTTCGGCTCCGCCGGACGTGACGAGGGCGGGGTCCCGGGCCGCAACCAGAAGGGGCTCGTTTCGTTCGACCGGACGCTGAAGAAGGACGCGTTCTACGTCTACAAGGCGGCGTGGTCGAGTGAACCGTTCGTGCATGTCGCCGGGCGTCGCCGCGCCGAACGGACCGAGGAGGTCACCGAGGTGATCGTGTACTCGAACCAGAACCAGGTCGTGCTGTCCGTCGACGGCGTCGCCGTCGGCGCGGTCGAGGGCCGCCGGGTCTTCCGCTTCCAGGTGCCGCTGACCGGCGAGCACGAGATCACCGCCCGAGCCGGAGGGGTCTCCGACACCATCACGCTGCGCAAGGTCGATGAGGTGCCGGACGCGAGCGTGATGCCCACCACCAGCATCGCGAACTGGTTCGACGAAGCCGAGTTGCCGAGTCCCGCCGGGTTCTTCTCCGTTCGCGACTCGCTCGGCGACATCAAGCAGTCCGAGGAGGGCGCCCGCGTCATCGCCACGGTGATGGAAGCGGTCGCGACCAGCCGCGGCGAGGTCGGCCACGGCGTGGAGATCCCACCGGCCATGCAGGCCATCGTCGACCGAATGAGCGTCGAGAAGTTGATCAAGCAGGCCGGTGGCGTGTCCATCGAACATGTCGCCGCGTTGAACGCCCAGCTCAACCTCATCGCGAAGTGA
- a CDS encoding AraC family transcriptional regulator, with amino-acid sequence MTTTSQAHTQDALQPIAAAVGSVLSCPIELTTDIAPALDAFESAHCLDPRIQPAFTASVLRGFVRDLDRQVVHEIREPLGMAISLVRWGDHLLIIGPYTHEPLHPGVAEETMSRLGIPSTHLQMYKLYRTRYPIVDAEYVYRGAASLLSAGGGEDLLGSLRAIEAEGGAIGRGSGEAPQSAAFAVIEERYRLEREFMDAVADGASERALAALQRMGRMPQTISYLNTPFLGTTILRIMARVAAQRGGLPPVTVDAISQEHAQRLHRVGHSSDPERSAAFTAQMVADFCRHVRRHRQRDYPPLVRRVADEIDLHLSSQVSTSELADRLGLSTSTLARRFKAATGMTIAGYTARERAERAARLLASTTQSVRDIALFVGYDDANYFVKVFREAHGMTPTAYRELHTA; translated from the coding sequence ATGACGACGACGTCGCAGGCCCATACGCAGGACGCACTCCAGCCCATCGCGGCCGCGGTCGGCTCGGTCCTGAGCTGCCCGATCGAGCTCACCACGGATATCGCGCCGGCACTCGACGCGTTCGAGTCGGCGCACTGCCTCGACCCTCGTATCCAGCCCGCCTTCACCGCGTCGGTGCTCCGAGGATTCGTGCGCGACCTGGATCGGCAGGTCGTTCATGAGATCCGTGAGCCGCTCGGCATGGCGATCTCACTCGTCCGTTGGGGCGACCACCTGCTCATCATCGGCCCGTACACGCACGAGCCCCTGCATCCGGGTGTCGCCGAAGAGACCATGAGCAGGTTGGGCATTCCCAGCACCCATCTCCAGATGTACAAGCTCTACCGCACCCGATACCCGATCGTCGATGCCGAGTACGTCTACCGCGGAGCTGCGAGCCTGCTCAGCGCCGGGGGCGGCGAGGATCTCCTCGGCAGTCTCCGCGCGATCGAAGCGGAAGGAGGGGCGATCGGCCGAGGAAGCGGGGAAGCCCCGCAATCAGCCGCATTCGCGGTGATCGAAGAGCGGTACCGGCTCGAACGAGAGTTCATGGATGCCGTCGCCGACGGAGCATCCGAACGCGCGCTCGCCGCGCTGCAACGCATGGGGCGGATGCCGCAGACCATCAGTTACCTGAACACGCCGTTCCTCGGCACGACGATCCTGCGCATCATGGCCCGGGTGGCGGCGCAGCGCGGCGGACTCCCGCCGGTGACCGTCGACGCGATCTCGCAGGAGCATGCGCAGCGCCTTCATCGCGTCGGCCATTCGTCCGACCCGGAGCGTTCCGCGGCGTTCACCGCCCAGATGGTCGCGGATTTCTGCCGCCACGTGCGACGCCACCGCCAACGCGACTACCCGCCGTTGGTCCGCCGGGTCGCCGACGAGATCGACCTACACCTCAGCAGCCAGGTCTCCACGTCCGAGCTGGCCGATCGTCTCGGACTGTCCACGTCCACCCTCGCTCGCAGGTTCAAGGCCGCCACGGGCATGACCATCGCCGGGTACACCGCCCGGGAGCGGGCGGAGCGAGCGGCGCGACTGCTCGCGTCGACGACGCAGAGCGTTCGCGACATCGCACTGTTCGTCGGGTACGACGACGCGAACTACTTCGTGAAGGTGTTTCGAGAGGCACACGGCATGACGCCGACCGCCTACCGCGAACTCCACACGGCCTGA